The segment ATAGTATAAGTTTACTTTGTTGCGTAATTTTCTCTAGGATCTCTAAATTGATTCTGCTaggttttattatttttgcgAACTTATATGTTTTGCATATTGTACGGAAGATaaggttgattttatattaataaaaaaaaatgtaacgaTAGACGCTCTTGTCTAGTAGGGGTATAAAATCTTTTTAAGCACGCAGAagcatatttttttctattccaAGCTAAAGGAGTCATTTATCGCTATTTCAGTATGTTTATTGTATTCTTGTATATCGTATCTCTTTataacaacatgattttattataacgataagaaaaaattgaatatgaatttttcatAGTTTGTTATTGCGCTTTTGATAATCACTTTCAATTTGTAGCCTCTTTACTTGTCCTAATTCTAATTGTGCAACATTTAAGTTTTATTctagtaaattaaaaaataataaggttaCAGATTTACGAGggaaaattatgaattttagcCAAACTAACAAAATCAACTTCTTTAGGAAAATCTACCATTTTTATCTCTTAAAAATGTTTTGTTATTATGCACaatacttttgttttttttagaagTTTGATTTAAACAcctcaattttaaaataaatatttttagtttattactTCCTCCGTCCACAGTTGTTTATTAtgtatactaaaaatagatgtttaagattaattgtcaatttaaacaattaagaaataattagtcACTTTTTTCCAATTCTGCCTTAATGATAGTGCAgttcaattgaaaagttatgtaGACGTTTGGTATTCTTGATATAGTAAAGTTATACAGTCAAATTAcacattatattaaatttttcttgacaAACAATTATGGACGGAAGGAGTAGTAGTTTGACcacattttattctttaattaactaaaattgTTGTTTTGATTCATGTGGTAAATGGGAGttaataaaatttacttaataatatttattgaaatttttttagtgTGAACGTAAAATGAAAACACATATCCATCCTCCACAGTTAATAGTTATTGAGATTGATGTTGCTTTGTTCTATCTTGTGTGCatcattttcaaaacaaaacagTTAAAAGTTAATGACAATGTAATTTGATATCATTTATTGAGTTCGTTGAAATACTGTCCGTTCAATTATCagtattgaaaatatttattggtATTAATGTTTCTTCTTACTTTCTTGCGAGCATTGTTTTTAAAGCAAAACGAAGTAAATGATAttatagttattatttattGAGTTCGTTGAAATTCTGTCCATTTAATTATCAgtattgaaaatatttgttggaattaatatttctttctttttctcttgtgtgcattgtttttaaaacaaaacaaagtaAATGACATGTGGTctactattatttattaaatttgttgaaattttgtgaGTCTAATTATCAATATAGAAGAATAATGTTTCTTAATACTTGACCAACATTTTGATCTCGAACTAAATAGAAGTGTTGTTTTGATCCATGTGGTAAATGAGAGTTAATAAAATTAACgtaataatatttattgaaaatttttaagtgTGAACGTAAAATGAGAACACATCGCCTCCGTCCTCCCATAATTAATAGTTATTGGGATTAATGTTGCTTCATTCTCTCTTGTGTAcatcattttcaaaataaaaccaaaaaaaagttaaagatagcataatttaatatcatttattGAGTTCGTTGAAATTTTGTCAGTTCATTATTTAgtattgaaaatatttgttgGGATTAATATTCTGCTTTCTCTCTTGTGTgtattgttttaaaaacaaaatgaagtaAATGATAGTGTGctatactattatttattgaatTCGTTGAAATTTTGTGAGTTTAATTACTAGTATTGAAAAATAGTATTTCataatattatgtaaaaaattaatcCAAATCCAAACAATTACAAGAAAATCAAATCCTTTTAAAAAAGATAGTTCTTTATTATTAGACTCAAAACTTATTTATCCCACATTTTTAATTATGCACGTCAGCTTATTCGTGCATGTGTCGTGATACAATGTAAAAAATCGTGCAACTTTTCATTaacaattcaaataataataaatatatgtgtTATTAATCTTTTCACTAACAACTCAAATAATCAGATAATGTATGTATTATCAAACAAACTCTTCactaatacataaagtaataaAAACACGCACatgtttttaatctttttacTAACAACTCAAATAATCAGAAAAAATACACGTGCCATTTATATTTTCACTAACAACTCAAACAATCAGAAAATACAAGTGTTATCAATCTCTTCACTaacaacttaaatatttaaaatataaatgtattatcaatcttttttccaacaattcaaataattaaattttttttaatatatgtgtTATCAATCTCTTCACTAACAACTCAAATAATCAAAATGTATGTGTCTTATCATTCTCTTCACTAGTAActcaaataatgataaaattgcATATGTTATCGATCTTTTTTCACAACTcaaattattagaaaataaacATGTTATCAATCTTTTGGCTAACAACCCAAATAATCAGCAAATAAACATGTCATCAATTTCTTCACTAAGAACTCAACTAATCATAAAATACACATGTTGTTATTATctttagagaaaagacataaagagacCATCGAAGTTGTCCcatatttgcataaagacaccTAAACTTTTCAAGTGTCCTATCACACCACTAAACTATATATCGTTGTAAATTGGTCATTTTTACCCATTAACTCATCTGGGTTGTTTACACGCACGTTAGGCGCGTCATGggccatttttcctttttatttaccACTTTAAAACAGCCACatgtcattttctttctttaatattaattatttaatcaatttttgtatcttccccaatttaaactcaaaaatagCCGTTGGTAGCcctaaaattttgatttccaTGGCAAGAACAATATTGGTGCTCTCTTTTTGACgacttcttcatcttcctcaagAAAATAAGGTAGGAATTTGtgttttctcttttaatttccaGTATAAAcgttaatttgaagtttttttatggttgaatttcttctcaattttgtGGTTAgtttttgaaggaaaatgtcAAATGCAATGTTGAATCGTATTTGTAATGATGATAATGATCCGATGTTGCGAGTGAAACTGCGATGCAAACATGGTGACTTACTATCAATGCAAACTTCATGGTCGGAGCATAACCCAGCTCGAAGATTTTGGTCTTGTCCACGCTATCGTGTatgtttactaatttttttatggagatcttttgtttatgtatttttctttaatttgtgtTTTGCGTATTTTAGGAGGATGCGTGCAACTTCTTTAGATGGAGGGATCGAGAAGAAGTTGATATAAGATCCAAGTATGTTATTCCGAGATTAGCAAAGAGAATTAAGGAGTTGGAAGAAATATTGACATCTTATGAAAGTCGTGTTGAAAGTAACCAAGTCATGatgaaggagaaaaagaagggCAAATGTTGTAACTTGAAGCTAATCGTCTTGATCATTATTGTGTGTTTTCTATGTTTAAGTCTAACCAAGAATGTGAAGGATGGAAGTTGTAGGTGTGTGCAACCAAAATTGCCATAGACATGTTTAGTtactttcaaatttttgaaattgtaggTGTGTGTACCTAGAAGCTAATTGTCTTGATCTTGCTAGTTGTAGGTGTGTGTAACTTGAAAGATTGTTGAATGTTCAAGTTATTGTTGTTCTTTGTTGTCGAAATTGTTATGATTTGAACAATtagttaatgtatttggttCTCTAATCTATATTATCGTGGCAACCATTTGAGAAGCTTCACAAATATGTCAATTACAATTAAAAAGGCAATAACAAAACTGACAAAAAAGAAGACTTCATAATCGAGTTTGATTCCAACCATTCAAGTTTGTTTGGTTACACCCAAAATTGAGTTTGTTTCCAATAAAAAACAACACAAATATATGCTTAGTTAAATTTTgtttgtcaaaatgaacaagACAACATCAAAATGCCCTACTTCCATGGCACAGAAGTTTTTCTACTTGAAGTTGTTTGGCCTTGGCTATTAGCAGCATTAGCAGCAGCTACAGACCTAGTTTGGATAACCTTTTCAGCCCTCATTCTTTCCAGGTTGCTACTTGTAATAGTTGTCTTCCCCTTCCATTTGAATCCACGTACTGGTGTGTAGCCAATATCACCAGTGACAACATCAGCCCTCTTTGTAACTTTTGTACCAGTATTGATGACTCTTCTACTTGGCAATCCAGGCTGCTTAGTCAAATAAATACACAGTCAAATATTAGACAATTACATTGAGGTTTGCAATCACAATTGTAAACTTGCATTGATAGTTGTAAACTTACATTGAGAGTTGTAAATCCATCTTTAGCTTGGTATATGCCAACACCTACCATTCTTGGCCTTTTAAAAGGTCTTGTTTGTCCTCCACTAGTGTCTTCATGTTCTACTGGTCTCTTCCCTCTTCCTAGGCCTCCTCTACTGTAGTTTGCTTCTGAACTAGTTTGACTATGTTGAGTCATTCCTCTTCCTCTACTTAGTCCTTCATTCACATTTCTTTCTTGAGCCATTTCTCTTCCTGATCCTGCTCCTCTACCTGTACCTCTACCTCTACCTCTACCATTTACAGTCTGTACTttgaaatcaaatattaaagCATATCTATATTATCTaacaatgatataataattagatATATTACCTCTGTGTTTGTAACATTTTCATGTGATTGAGCTGGAACACCTCTGCCACTTGCTCTTCCTCTTGTTGCTCTTCCTCTTGTTGCTCTTCCTGTGCCTTTTCCTCTACCACTTTCAGTAGCctgtatattaatatatcaatatatatacatcaacatataACATACATTTGAgagtaacaaataaaagtacCTGTGTATGAGAAGATGGTTCAGATGACTGACTTGGACCAGTACTTCTTGCCTGAGAAACTGGTTCAGTTGATTGACTTGGATCAACTTGGTTTCTTGTAGGACATCCTCTTTTATTGTGTCCTTGTGTGCCACATTTGCTACAAGTCATTACAACACCTCTTTTACTCAACTTTCCAGTTTTTCTGCTTTCATCTGCTTCCTTTCTTCTAACCGTAACTGGTCTGCCAGGCAACTTTCTGATCTTTGGTGGCTTTACAATTGGATTATTTGAGGTTGACCACATTTTCATGTTATTCATTGGCTGAATAAAATGGGCATATGTGCTGAGGTAGGTTTCCTTGCTATAACAGCTAGCCACATAATGGATTGGTTCCAAGTTTTTGTAAT is part of the Solanum pennellii chromosome 8, SPENNV200 genome and harbors:
- the LOC107027343 gene encoding uncharacterized protein LOC107027343; translated protein: MTCSKCGTQGHNKRGCPTRNQVDPSQSTEPVSQARSTGPSQSSEPSSHTQATESGRGKGTGRATRGRATRGRASGRGVPAQSHENVTNTETVNGRGRGRGTGRGAGSGREMAQERNVNEGLSRGRGMTQHSQTSSEANYSRGGLGRGKRPVEHEDTSGGQTRPFKRPRMVGVGIYQAKDGFTTLNPGLPSRRVINTGTKVTKRADVVTGDIGYTPVRGFKWKGKTTITSSNLERMRAEKVIQTRSVAAANAANSQGQTTSSRKTSVPWK